Proteins encoded within one genomic window of Triticum aestivum cultivar Chinese Spring chromosome 2D, IWGSC CS RefSeq v2.1, whole genome shotgun sequence:
- the LOC123050826 gene encoding uncharacterized protein has product MGGDYVPILVLLCFLFRPCYPTLLESIDMDGNLQKNEKNTTVLSPKRFQFPWRADFTDEGSNIISHYAMWHTMPGQFYGLRAEMSIWASPNIENSQESGASIQIYCQDRGHYNLIQAGFHISPSLYHNRDIRFFTYWTKDSRSKGCYNLQCGGFIPASGAKLVPGQAIAPPSIYGIQDHYIRLSLNKDPNSGGWVVYRHDLETPSFLGHFPKELCPETPRIQALTGFVNYLKNAHGPPMGSGHLPDYNEKKSAYFNHIKKYNSKGQAFDPRYTGMVKLVDRKDCYDANDLFLEFKKGYTFNYGGPGGCIG; this is encoded by the exons ATGGGTGGTGATTATGTTCCCATATTGGTCTTACTATGTTTTTTGTTTAGACCTTGCTACCCCACCTTGCTTGAATCAATAGACATGGATGGAAATCTACAGAAGAATGAGAAG AACACCACTGTTTTAAGTCCTAAACGTTTTCAGTTTCCATGGAGAGCTGATTTCACGGATgaggggagtaatattatttctcaT TATGCAATGTGGCACACCATGCCAGGACAATTCTATGGCCTTCGAGCTGAAATGAGTATATGGGCTTCCCCAAATATTGAAAACTCTCAAGAATCTGGAGCATCCATACAGATCTATTGTCAAGATCGAGGACACTACAACTTAATTCAAGCCGGCTTCCAC ATTTCGCCCTCTTTGTACCATAACAGAGATATCCGCTTCTTTACATATTGGACC AAGGACTCGAGATCAAAGGGGTGCTACAACTTACAATGCGGAGGATTTATTCCTGCGAGTGGAGCTAAGCTAGTGCCAGGACAAGCCATTGCTCCTCCATCAATTTACGGCATACAAGATCACTACATCAGGCTTAGCCTCAACAAG GATCCAAATTCTGGAGGTTGGGTGGTGTACCGTCATGATTTAGAAACACCGTCATTCTTGGGACATTTTCCAAAGGAGCTTTGCCCTGAAACACCACGTATACAAGCATTGACTGGATTCGTGAATTACTTAAAGAATGCACATGGTCCACCAATGGGTAGTGGACACTTACCTGATTATAATGAGAAGAAATCTGCCTACTTCAATCACATTAAGAAATACAACTCAAAGGGTCAAGCTTTTGACCCCCGTTACACTGGGATGGTCAAGTTAGTTGATAGGAAAGATTGTTATGATGCAAACGATTTATTTCTCGAATTTAAGAAGGGTTATACGTTCAACTATGGTGGACCAGGTGGTTGTATTGGTTGA